In the genome of Drosophila yakuba strain Tai18E2 chromosome 3R, Prin_Dyak_Tai18E2_2.1, whole genome shotgun sequence, one region contains:
- the LOC6538547 gene encoding uncharacterized protein LOC6538547 has product MSQEGNKSTPVVPAWLTRDYVEQKLRSYCKNDTLLLKKLDLKPSLGNAENYSSVITRIHVEYTTDKSKDKQSTRFLVKESFADAGPAAQVLLSYGVYDRELEMYERILPQMADVVRNELADSRKLFAGTVYVDRQRDSIIFEDMSLEKYRVADRLKKLDLEHTHLVLEKLANFHAAGAALAERQPGIFAKNFDRGFFNQHTRGYEPIMKNLLMALSRSLQLEPELCHLYQAKIDRLVDNVMEYGERSTSIVPGDFVTLAHGDLWTTNIMFQYDDGGHPINAIFIDFQFSTWNSPAIDLQYFFSTALQSDIRLKKQPELVQFYYYKLKDALKKVKYSGNVPSLFVFHQQFRNRAFYAAFASLIFEPTMTYTGKEEASMDQIISLSEKGMRFKDDAFQAEEIRKKMRLTLPFLDHLGLLDVM; this is encoded by the exons ATGTCCCAGGAAGGCAACAAAAGCACACCAGTGGTGCCCGCTTGGCTCACCCGCGATTATGTGGAGCAAAAGCTGCGATCCTACTGCAAAAATGACACTCTTCTCCTAAAAAAATTGGACCTTAAGCCGTCACTCGGCAACGCGGAGAACTACTCCAGCGTGATAACGCGCATCCATGTCGAGTACACCACGGATAAATCAAAGGACAAGCAATCCACCAGATTCCTGGTGAAGGAGAGTTTCGCCGACGCAGGTCCTGCGGCGCAGGTTCTCCTGAGTTACGGCGTGTACGACAGGGAACTGGAGATGTATGAGCGCATTCTGCCCCAGATGGCGGATGTGGTGCGGAATGAGCTGGCGGATTCCCGGAAACTCTTTGCAGGCACTGTTTACGTGGATCGGCAACGGGACTCAATCATCTTCGAGGATATGTCGCTGGAGAAATACAGGGTGGCCGATCGCCTCAAGAAACTGGATCTGGAGCACACGCATCTGGTGCTCGAAAAGCTGGCCAATTTCCATGCAGCCGGAGCAGCCTTGGCTGAGCGACAGCCGGGAATCTTTGCGAAGAATTTCGATCGCGGATTCTTTAATCAGCATACTCGCGGCTACGAGCCCATCATGAAGAATCTACTGATGGCTTTGTCCCGTTCCCTGCAGCTGGAGCCGGAACTGTGTCACCTTTACCAGGCGAAGATCGATCGACTGGTGGACAACGTAATGGAGTACGGAGAACGATCGACCTCCATTGTTCCCGGCGACTTTGTGACCCTGGCTCACGGTGATCTTTGGACCACGAATATAATGTTCCAATACGACGACGGAGGTCATCCAATCAATGCCATCTTTATCGACTTTCAGTTCAGTACCTGGAATTCCCCGGCCATCGATTTGCAGTACTTCTTTTCCACTGCATTGCAATCCGATATTCGACTGAAGAAGCAGCCAGAACTGGTCCAGTTCTACTATTACAAACTAAAGGATGCCTTGAAGAAGGTCAAGTATTCCGGAAATGTGCCGAGCCTATTCGTCTTTCATCAGCAGTTCAGGAACAGAGCCTTCTATG CTGCCTTCGCATCCCTGATCTTCGAGCCAACGATGACGTACACGGGCAAGGAAGAGGCGTCCATGGATCAGATAATATCTCTTTCGGAGAAGGGAATGCGCTTCAAGGATGACGCATTTCAGGCGGAGGAAATCAGGAAGAAGATGCGTCTCACTTTGCCTTTCCTAGATCATTTGGGTTTACTAGACGTGATGTAA
- the LOC6538548 gene encoding uncharacterized protein LOC6538548 has protein sequence MPENTNHKAPAWLTEEYVEKRLRVYFKNDTLSLKKLVIKPGTANGENYASVMTRINVEYTTSDSKDIQPATFLLKTTFADKDPAAHLLINYGIYTREIDMYEVVLPRLADIVRNELHDSRKLFAATVSADRERDSIMFEDLSLERYKVACRVSKLDLEHTHLVLEKLADFHAAGAALAERQPGIFEKNYDRGFFNQHVRGYEPVMKNILKALSRTLELSQDLKQRYQAKIDRLIENVMDYGERSTSFAPGDFVTLAHGDIWTTNVMFQYDDEGHPVNAIFIDFQFSVWNSPAIDLHYFFSTSIHENLRLEHQTELVQFYYYKLVEALKKVKYTGKVPTLFAFQQQFRAKAFYAVFSSLIFEPAMVYNGKEEPTIEQFISSDEKGLRIRDAMYQTEENLKKLHLILPFLDHQGLLDEM, from the exons ATGCCGGAGAATACGAACCACAAGGCGCCCGCGTGGCTGACCGAGGAATACGTGGAGAAAAGGTTAAGAGTCTACTTCAAGAATGACACCCTAAGTCTGAAGAAACTGGTGATCAAGCCGGGTACAGCAAATGGAGAGAACTACGCCAGCGTGATGACCCGCATCAATGTGGAGTACACTACCAGCGATTCAAAGGATATCCAGCCCGCAACCTTTCTGCTGAAGACGACCTTCGCCGACAAAGATCCTGCGGCGCATTTGCTCATCAACTACGGCATCTACACCAGGGAGATCGACATGTACGAGGTGGTACTGCCCCGCTTGGCGGATATTGTGAGGAATGAGCTCCACGATTCCCGGAAGTTGTTTGCAGCTACTGTGAGTGCTGATCGTGAGCGGGACTCGATTATGTTCGAGGACCTTTCGCTGGAGAGGTATAAGGTTGCCTGCAGGGTAAGCAAACTGGATCTGGAGCACACTCATCTGGTTCTCGAGAAACTGGCTGATTTCCatgcagctggagcagctcTGGCTGAGCGTCAGCCTGGTATCTTTGAAAAGAACTACGACCGTGGATTTTTCAACCAACATGTGCGAGGCTACGAACCCGTCATGAAAAATATCCTTAAAGCCTTGTCGCGCACCCTCGAATTGAGTCAGGATCTTAAGCAGCGTTACCAGGCGAAGATCGACAggttaattgaaaatgtaatggACTACGGCGAGAGGTCGACTTCCTTCGCTCCCGGCGACTTTGTGACTTTGGCTCACGGAGATATTTGGACTACCAATGTCATGTTCCAGTACGATGACGAGGGTCATCCAGTTAATGCCATCTTCATCGACTTCCAGTTCAGCGTTTGGAATTCTCCGGCCATTGACCTGCACTACTTCTTCTCAACCTCAATCCACGAAAATCTTCGTCTCGAGCACCAGACCGAGCTGGTCCAGTTTTACTACTATAAGTTAGTGGAGGCTCTAAAAAAGGTGAAGTATACTGGTAAGGTACCCACTTTATTTGCGTTCCAACAACAGTTTCGAGCCAAAGCTTTTTATG CTGTGTTTTCGTCGTTGATTTTCGAGCCCGCCATGGTCTACAATGGCAAGGAGGAGCCCACCATTGAGCAGTTCATCAGCAGCGATGAGAAAGGATTGCGGATAAGGGATGCCATGTACCAGACGGAGGAGAACCTGAAGAAGTTGCACCTGATTCTACCGTTCCTTGATCACCAGGGATTACTAGACGAGATGTAA
- the LOC6538549 gene encoding uncharacterized protein LOC6538549 — MIKRWKFAQNGFTAQTKALTLGFIMSEKNTHIEPEWLTKKYVGNKLCRYFEDGSLQLKKLETEPATAKGDNYASVMTRINLEYTTKDSKETQSATFLLKTTFAAKDPAANLLAGYGAYTREMDMYEQILPHLAKMVRSELVDSRKMFAATVAVDRERDSILFEDLSLENYKLACRLKKLDLEHTHLVLGKLADFHAAAAVLAERKPGIFEKNYDRGFFNKHFRGFQPIFRNLLQALSRSLELNSDLKHCYQSKIDRLVYTIMDYGERSTSTNPGDFLTLAHGDLWTTNMMFQYDEQGNPTNAVLIDFQFSVWNSPAIDLHYFFTTSIQDHLRWKHQTELVQFYYYQLVESLKKLKYSRTIPSLFEFQLQFRARSFYAVFCSLISEPCMLYTGTEEASIAQGLSTAESGVRFRDSVYHADHIRDKMVLTLLFLDQQGLLDDM; from the exons ATGATAAAACGGTGGAAATTTGCACAAAATGGCTTCACTGCTCAAACTAAAGCGCTAACGTTAGGATTCATAATGTCTGAGAAAAATACCCATATCGAACCTGAATGGCTCACGAAGAAATATGTTGGGAATAAGTTATGCAGATATTTTGAAGACGGCTCTCTACAGTTGAAGAAACTGGAGACTGAGCCGGCGACAGCCAAAGGAGATAACTACGCCAGTGTAATGACACGCATCAATTTGGAGTACACCACAAAGGATTCAAAGGAAACTCAGAGCGCCACTTTCCTACTGAAAACCACCTTTGCCGCCAAGGATCCGGCGGCCAATTTGCTGGCCGGCTACGGGGCTTACACCAGAGAAATGGACATGTACGAGCAGATTCTGCCCCACCTGGCGAAAATGGTGAGGAGCGAGCTCGTGGATTCCCGCAAGATGTTCGCAGCTACCGTCGCTGTAGATCGCGAGCGGGACTCAATCCTCTTTGAGGACCTGTCGTTGGAGAATTATAAGCTCGCTTGCCGGCTGAAAAAACTAGACTTGGAGCACACACATCTGGTCCTGGGGAAACTGGCTGATTTccatgcagctgcagcagttcTTGCCGAGCGGAAGCCCGGTATCTTTGAGAAAAACTACGATCGAGGATTTTTCAACAAACATTTTCGAGGCTTTCAGCCAATCTTCCGGAACCTTCTACAGGCCCTATCCCGCTCCCTAGAGTTGAATTCAGATTTAAAACATTGTTATCAGAGCAAAATAGACCGCCTGGTGTATACTATAATGGATTACGGCGAGCGATCGACGTCGACAAATCCAGGAGACTTCCTGACCCTAGCCCATGGGGATCTTTGGACAACTAATATGATGTTTCAATACGATGAACAGGGTAATCCCACCAACGCCGTACTAATTGATTTTCAGTTCAGTGTGTGGAACTCTCCGGCCATCGATCTGCACTATTTCTTCACCACTTCGATCCAGGATCATCTTCGCTGGAAGCACCAGACTGAATTGGTTCAGTTTTATTACTACCAGCTGGTGGAATCCTTGAAGAAGCTAAAGTATTCGCGTACTATTCCGAGTTTATTTGAATTTCAGCTGCAGTTTAGGGCTAGATCCTTCTATG CTGTTTTCTGTTCGCTGATTTCCGAGCCCTGCATGCTGTACACCGGAACGGAGGAAGCCTCCATTGCACAAGGATTGTCCACAGCCGAGAGTGGAGTTCGGTTCAGAGATTCGGTTTATCATGCCGATCACATTCGAGATAAAATGGTTCTAACTCTGCTGTTTCTTGATCAGCAGGGATTGCTGGACGATATGTAA
- the LOC6538550 gene encoding uncharacterized protein LOC6538550 — translation MITLTGCSRSSSDRKMHEERSHPKPLHLSADYVQDKLRAYFKADSLKLEKLDIKPAILKKNNYSSLMTRINVEYTTDESEDKQATKFMIKTNFAEKNPAAHVFIKYGIYTREMDMYQRILSKIADLVKREIQDPRRICAGTVYVDKDRDSIIFEDLALEHYKVACRIKKLDLAHTHLVLERLANFHAAGAALAERELGIFKNNYDRGFFNRHTRGYEPIMKSLLMTLSRSLNSDQELRQRYQAKIDRLVDRIMVYGERSTTNNPGDFLTLNHGDLWTTNLMFQYDAKGQPINAVFIDFQFSVWNSPAIDLHYFFSTSIRDELRLNNQTELVQFYYYKLKDALKKLKYAGCMPTLFDFQQQFRTRAFYAAFASLIFEPFMVYDGEEKVSLEHVISEGKGGIRFKDDVYQQECVRQRLHHTLPYLDQWGLLDDI, via the exons ATGATAACACTGACGGGTTGTTCGAGAAGCAGTTCAGATCGCAAAATGCATGAGGAAAGATCTCATCCGAAGCCGCTTCACCTCTCCGCGGACTACGTCCAGGATAAGCTGCGTGCCTACTTCAAAGCGGATTCCTTGAAGCTGGAGAAATTGGATATCAAGCCTGCCATTCTCAAGAAAAACAACTATTCCAGCTTAATGACTCGCATCAATGTGGAGTACACCACGGACGAATCGGAGGACAAACAGGCCACCAAATTCATGATAAAGACCAACTTTGCCGAAAAGAATCCGGCTGCCCATGTGTTCATCAAATATGGCATCTACACCCGCGAAATGGACATGTACCAGCGAATTCTGTCCAAGATCGCGGATCTGGTGAAGAGGGAGATCCAGGATCCTCGGCGAATTTGTGCCGGCACTGTATACGTCGACAAGGATAGAGATTCTATTATTTTCGAGGACCTCGCGTTAGAGCATTACAAAGTGGCCTGCAGGATCAAAAAGTTGGATCTGGCGCACACACATCTCGTGCTGGAAAGGCTGGCCAACTTTCATGCCGCTGGAGCAGCGCTGGCCGAGAGAGAGCTTGGCATCTTTAAGAATAACTATGACCGTGGATTCTTTAACAGACATACCCGTGGCTATGAGCCGATCATGAAGAGTCTTCTGATGACCCTGTCCCGTTCCCTTAACTCAGATCAGGAGCTGCGTCAACGATACCAGGCGAAGATTGACCGACTTGTTGATCGCATAATGGTCTACGGTGAGCGCTCGACCACCAATAATCCTGGCGATTTCCTAACCCTCAACCACGGAGATCTGTGGACCACCAATCTTATGTTCCAGTACGATGCAAAGGGACAGCCCATCAATGCTGTCTTCATCGATTTCCAGTTCAGCGTGTGGAACTCCCCAGCGATCGATCTTCACTACTTCTTCTCCACTTCCATTCGGGACGAGCTCCGTCTAAACAATCAAACTGAGCTGGTTCAGTTTTACTACTACAAACTGAAGGATGCActgaaaaaattaaagtatGCTGGTTGTATGCCGACTTTGTTCGACTTTCAACAACAGTTCCGAACTAGAGCCTTTTATG CCGCGTTTGCttcattaatttttgaacCGTTTATGGTCTATGATGGAGAAGAGAAGGTTTCCCTGGAGCACGTCATTTCGGAGGGCAAAGGAGGAATAAGATTCAAGGACGACGTATATCAGCAGGAGTGCGTCAGGCAAAGGCTCCACCATACACTTCCCTATCTTGATCAGTGGGGATTGCTGGATGACATTTAA